One part of the Desulfovibrio litoralis DSM 11393 genome encodes these proteins:
- a CDS encoding transglycosylase SLT domain-containing protein, producing MSQNFNYLNKKSLFGLSESELQDSFSNKIITATKNYINAIYSLASLLFIIISFYLWRVAVLVFLFLLSVWALSLSFQFIEEKDTWIAEAPIKLNYINVYQDQDFDYIADFEKFGTRPWAKRYVINNDNIINFQSELNQNIAQTKNLNKLIPLGLSIKQGEVVLYGTQSTLTTLLPSDINILPEYTPLNRFETNSANKELLKTEQLINSPQDTFLLSEPYFLQKVYPNLGIYFLNQCKKTNAQRKTIGYRYSYQPEFILSGSYKTTVENSVKKYGLSSGLIYSIMRTESNYRPFAVSRSNAQGLMQLIPHAAGAEAHRFLTGKKEVPGTEILFDPIKNIEYGVAYVHLLFSRHFHDIENKKSRELCVIAAYNGGPNAIWRSFNPEREEAIKIINGLTPEEVYQHLTTKLNRLESRLYVDKILNGKEQIQ from the coding sequence ATGTCTCAGAATTTCAATTATCTCAATAAAAAATCCCTTTTTGGTTTATCAGAATCAGAACTTCAAGATTCGTTTTCTAACAAGATAATAACCGCTACAAAAAACTATATAAATGCAATATACTCCTTGGCGAGTTTATTGTTTATAATTATAAGTTTTTATCTTTGGCGTGTTGCCGTTTTGGTTTTTCTTTTTTTGCTTAGTGTTTGGGCTTTAAGCTTATCTTTTCAATTTATTGAAGAAAAAGATACATGGATAGCGGAAGCACCAATCAAATTAAATTATATAAACGTTTACCAAGATCAAGATTTTGATTATATTGCCGACTTTGAAAAGTTTGGAACACGCCCTTGGGCTAAACGCTATGTTATCAATAATGATAATATCATCAACTTTCAGTCTGAGTTAAACCAAAACATAGCTCAAACGAAAAATTTAAACAAACTTATACCGCTCGGGCTTTCCATAAAACAAGGCGAAGTCGTTTTATACGGAACTCAAAGCACACTCACCACGCTTCTTCCAAGTGATATTAATATTTTGCCTGAATATACTCCGCTTAATCGTTTTGAAACAAATTCCGCCAATAAAGAACTATTGAAAACAGAGCAATTGATAAATTCACCGCAAGATACTTTTTTGTTAAGTGAGCCTTATTTTTTACAGAAAGTCTATCCAAACCTTGGAATATACTTTCTAAATCAATGTAAAAAGACAAACGCTCAAAGAAAAACAATAGGCTATCGCTATTCTTATCAACCTGAATTTATTTTGTCCGGTTCTTATAAAACCACAGTAGAAAACAGCGTTAAAAAATATGGATTATCATCAGGTTTAATTTATTCCATAATGCGAACAGAAAGCAACTATCGCCCCTTTGCCGTAAGTCGTTCAAACGCTCAAGGTTTGATGCAACTTATTCCTCATGCCGCCGGGGCCGAGGCTCATCGCTTTTTAACGGGAAAAAAAGAAGTTCCGGGAACGGAGATTCTGTTTGACCCAATAAAAAATATAGAGTACGGTGTGGCGTATGTACACCTTTTGTTCTCTCGCCATTTTCATGACATTGAAAATAAAAAAAGTAGGGAACTGTGCGTAATCGCCGCCTATAACGGAGGACCAAACGCAATTTGGCGTAGCTTTAACCCAGAGCGGGAAGAAGCAATAAAAATAATAAACGGTCTTACACCAGAGGAAGTTTATCAACATCTAACCACAAAACTAAACAGGCTCGAATCACGTTTATATGTTGATAAAATTTTAAACGGAAAAGAACAAATACAATAA
- a CDS encoding branched-chain amino acid ABC transporter substrate-binding protein — protein MDKQSVYHLNLTAIKNFFCSGLSLFFLAFALVGFCLSAPAYSKDEPIKIGLMCALTGPFASEGQDMRNVVQILADELNKKGGINGQKVEIIVEDDAGDPRSAALAAQRLSTKGVSAVIGTYGSAVTEASQNIYDESEIVQIATGSTAIRLTEKNLPLFFRTCPRDDDQGAVAAKVLKNKGYKKVAILHDNSSFAKGLAESAKPEIEKAGIEIVFYDAITPGERDYTTMLTKLKSIDPDAIFFTGYYNEAGTMLRQMMEMKWKVPFIGGDGANNTDLVKIAGKDAAKGYAFLSPPMPQDLDSQDAKEFISAYKAKYNALPSSIWSVLAGDAFKVIVEGIKAKGTNSKELAAYLHNELKNYQGLTGPISFSEKGDRIGDFYRLYEVNADGVFILQPPL, from the coding sequence ATGGACAAACAGTCAGTTTACCACCTTAACTTAACAGCAATAAAAAACTTTTTTTGCTCAGGTTTGAGTCTTTTTTTCTTAGCGTTTGCCCTTGTCGGCTTTTGCCTGTCTGCTCCGGCTTATTCCAAAGACGAACCCATTAAAATCGGCTTGATGTGTGCTTTAACCGGTCCTTTCGCCAGCGAAGGACAAGATATGAGAAATGTGGTTCAAATTTTAGCAGACGAACTCAACAAAAAAGGCGGTATTAACGGACAAAAAGTCGAAATTATCGTAGAAGACGATGCCGGCGACCCTCGTAGTGCGGCATTGGCAGCTCAACGTTTGTCGACAAAAGGCGTGAGTGCCGTAATAGGAACTTATGGTTCTGCTGTTACCGAAGCTTCTCAAAATATTTATGATGAGTCTGAAATCGTACAAATTGCAACAGGTTCGACTGCTATTCGTTTAACCGAAAAAAATCTTCCGCTTTTCTTCCGTACTTGCCCAAGAGACGATGACCAAGGGGCTGTTGCCGCCAAAGTTTTAAAAAATAAAGGTTATAAAAAAGTTGCTATTTTGCATGACAATTCATCTTTCGCCAAAGGTTTGGCAGAGTCGGCTAAGCCTGAAATTGAAAAAGCCGGTATAGAAATTGTTTTTTATGACGCAATAACCCCGGGCGAACGTGATTATACCACCATGCTCACTAAATTAAAGTCTATTGACCCCGATGCTATCTTTTTTACCGGATATTATAACGAAGCCGGAACAATGTTGCGTCAGATGATGGAAATGAAGTGGAAAGTTCCTTTTATCGGTGGCGATGGTGCAAATAATACTGATTTAGTTAAAATTGCCGGAAAAGACGCCGCCAAGGGTTACGCATTTTTATCACCTCCAATGCCTCAAGATTTAGATTCTCAAGATGCTAAAGAATTTATTAGTGCTTATAAAGCAAAATATAACGCCCTGCCTAGTTCTATCTGGTCTGTTTTGGCGGGTGATGCGTTTAAAGTTATTGTGGAAGGAATTAAAGCTAAGGGAACAAACTCTAAAGAATTAGCCGCCTATTTGCATAATGAATTAAAAAATTATCAAGGTTTGACCGGACCTATTTCTTTTAGCGAAAAAGGCGATCGTATCGGTGATTTTTATCGTCTGTATGAAGTGAATGCCGACGGCGTATTTATTTTACAACCGCCTTTATAG
- the rpsI gene encoding 30S ribosomal protein S9, protein MSNEFNYGTGRRKTATSRTRLYKGSGKIEVNGRPFENYFTRKSLQMIVRQPLVLAKLTDKFDIKVNVNGGGISGQAEAVRHGISRALLDYELELRGILKKAGFLTRDSRVKERKKYGLRAARARYQYSKR, encoded by the coding sequence ATGTCCAACGAATTTAATTACGGAACCGGTCGTCGCAAAACTGCTACTTCTCGTACCCGCCTTTATAAAGGAAGCGGAAAAATAGAAGTAAACGGCAGACCTTTTGAAAATTATTTCACTCGTAAATCCCTTCAAATGATCGTACGTCAACCGCTCGTATTAGCTAAGTTGACAGATAAATTTGATATTAAAGTAAACGTAAACGGCGGCGGAATCAGCGGTCAGGCAGAAGCCGTTCGTCACGGCATTTCTCGTGCCTTGCTTGATTACGAATTGGAATTACGCGGTATTCTTAAAAAAGCCGGCTTTTTAACTAGAGATTCTCGTGTTAAAGAGCGTAAAAAATATGGTCTTCGTGCTGCTCGTGCACGCTACCAATATTCAAAACGTTAA
- the rplM gene encoding 50S ribosomal protein L13 has protein sequence MKTFTPTPKDIKREWFQLDAQDKILGRLASQIAHRLRGKHKPEFATHMDNGDFIVVVNCEKIKVTGTKMADKSYYRYSGYVGGLRETKLHKMLETKPEEVLRQAVRGMLPKNSLGKAMLKKLKIYAGNEHPHTAQNPKELVLPY, from the coding sequence ATGAAGACTTTCACCCCCACACCTAAAGACATTAAGCGCGAATGGTTTCAGCTTGATGCTCAAGACAAAATTTTAGGTCGTCTTGCGTCCCAAATAGCCCACCGCCTCCGCGGTAAACACAAACCAGAATTTGCCACTCATATGGATAACGGCGATTTTATCGTAGTTGTTAACTGCGAAAAAATTAAAGTTACCGGAACAAAGATGGCAGATAAGTCATATTATCGCTATAGCGGTTATGTTGGCGGGTTGCGCGAAACAAAACTTCACAAAATGCTCGAAACTAAGCCGGAAGAAGTATTACGTCAAGCCGTGCGTGGAATGCTGCCTAAAAACAGTCTCGGAAAAGCCATGCTCAAAAAATTAAAAATCTATGCGGGCAATGAACATCCTCATACCGCTCAAAACCCCAAAGAACTTGTTTTACCTTACTAA
- a CDS encoding ABC transporter ATP-binding protein: protein MSLLELQNVSKKFGGLIAVNSVSFTMEKGSVVGLIGPNGAGKTTAFNLITGNYKPDNGNILFQEKNISGLEPYQIVKLGIARTFQTIRLFSKMSILDNVLSGCHCRMSSGIFSSLFKTPSQKKEEKRAIEKAMQELAFVGLDSQYDNKAKNLSYGNQRLLEIARALASDPKLLILDEPAGGMNDQETQALIGLIEAIKQRDISVLLIEHDMGLVMEVCQHLIVLEYGAVIADGKPEKVRNDPAVIEAYLGSDDD from the coding sequence ATGAGCTTACTTGAATTACAAAACGTTAGCAAAAAATTTGGCGGACTAATTGCCGTCAACTCTGTTTCCTTTACTATGGAAAAAGGTAGTGTTGTTGGTTTAATCGGTCCAAACGGTGCGGGAAAAACAACCGCCTTTAACTTGATTACCGGAAATTACAAGCCCGATAACGGCAATATTTTGTTCCAAGAAAAAAATATCTCTGGGCTTGAGCCATATCAAATTGTAAAACTCGGTATAGCACGCACCTTTCAAACTATTCGCTTATTTTCAAAAATGAGTATTTTGGATAATGTGCTTTCCGGTTGTCATTGTCGCATGAGTTCGGGCATTTTTTCTTCTCTTTTTAAAACACCTTCTCAAAAAAAAGAAGAAAAACGAGCGATTGAAAAAGCTATGCAAGAGTTGGCTTTTGTCGGTTTAGATTCACAATATGACAATAAGGCAAAAAACCTTTCTTACGGAAATCAACGCCTGCTTGAAATAGCCAGGGCCTTGGCAAGCGACCCGAAACTTTTGATTTTAGATGAACCGGCAGGCGGAATGAATGATCAGGAAACCCAAGCCTTGATCGGTTTAATAGAAGCTATAAAACAAAGAGACATCAGCGTTTTGTTGATTGAACACGATATGGGGCTTGTGATGGAAGTTTGTCAACATTTAATCGTTTTGGAATATGGTGCCGTGATTGCAGACGGAAAACCGGAAAAAGTTCGCAACGACCCGGCGGTTATCGAAGCTTATCTTGGCTCTGATGACGACTAA
- a CDS encoding branched-chain amino acid ABC transporter permease: MSQIFNNQKILYAGYIIFWIGILLFPQLTSAYHTDVLNSVGMYISLALSLNLILGQSGLFHMGHTAFYAVGAYVTGILATQYGFSIIQTLPFAGICAAILAFLLARPIIHLRGDYFLIVTIGIVEIVRITLTNDIGGLTGGANGIFGIAKPVLFGIKISKTIDFYYLIWFFVGLSILVFASLNNSRFGRALNYIREDETAAAGSGINTTNYKLLAFVIGAFWAGLCGTIFASKMSIISPGSFSFDESVKLFAIVILGGSGSIRGVILGSFLIIGLPELFRDLESARMLFFGLAMVVMMIFRPQGLLPERMRKYNVKNLVGIFPCMISLKNRLDTNAQRTQTIQEKV; encoded by the coding sequence ATGAGTCAAATATTTAACAATCAAAAAATATTATACGCCGGTTATATAATTTTTTGGATCGGTATTTTACTCTTTCCACAGCTCACAAGTGCTTATCATACCGATGTTTTAAACAGTGTGGGAATGTATATTTCTTTGGCTTTGTCTTTAAATTTAATATTGGGACAAAGCGGACTTTTCCATATGGGGCATACGGCTTTTTATGCTGTTGGTGCTTATGTAACGGGAATTTTGGCGACTCAATACGGCTTTTCAATTATCCAAACCCTTCCGTTCGCCGGGATTTGTGCCGCTATATTGGCTTTTTTATTGGCACGCCCGATTATCCACTTGAGAGGCGATTATTTTTTAATCGTAACTATTGGAATTGTTGAAATAGTTAGAATTACCCTGACAAACGATATAGGCGGACTTACCGGAGGGGCAAACGGGATTTTCGGAATAGCCAAACCAGTTTTATTTGGTATTAAAATATCAAAGACAATTGATTTTTATTATCTTATTTGGTTTTTTGTTGGGTTAAGCATTCTTGTCTTTGCCTCTTTGAATAACTCTCGCTTTGGGCGAGCCTTAAATTATATCAGAGAAGACGAAACCGCAGCAGCAGGTAGCGGAATAAACACAACCAACTATAAGCTTTTGGCGTTTGTCATCGGTGCGTTTTGGGCCGGTCTTTGCGGAACTATCTTTGCGTCTAAAATGAGTATTATTTCTCCGGGTTCTTTTTCTTTTGACGAATCGGTTAAATTGTTTGCAATTGTTATTTTAGGTGGATCAGGCAGTATTAGGGGAGTAATTTTGGGGTCTTTTTTAATTATTGGTTTGCCTGAATTATTTAGAGACTTGGAAAGTGCCAGAATGTTGTTTTTTGGTCTTGCTATGGTTGTGATGATGATTTTTCGTCCTCAAGGACTGTTGCCTGAACGTATGCGTAAATATAACGTAAAAAATTTAGTCGGTATTTTTCCTTGTATGATCTCACTCAAAAACCGCTTGGACACAAACGCTCAGCGGACTCAAACGATTCAGGAAAAGGTCTAA
- a CDS encoding branched-chain amino acid ABC transporter permease, with protein MEEFFQQLTNGLAVGGIYALIALGYTMVYGVLRLINFAHGDLFALGGYLGLTLILSMGISGDVGSFYGILLIIVMVMGLVAVAGYLLERVAYRPLRNSSRLSAVVSALGASIFLQNAIMLIYGAKNQVYPSDIRPNMAFSLFGMDIPVVRILMFVSSILLMLGLYFFIHRTKTGSAIRAVAIDQGAAKLMGIDVNKIIALVFMIGPALGGAAGVMVGLLYGRVDPAMGWGYGLKAFTAAIIGGIGNIPGAMLGGFLLGIIEALGAAYISSAWRDAISFGVLILILIVRPTGLLGERVADKL; from the coding sequence ATGGAAGAATTTTTTCAACAACTAACCAACGGACTCGCCGTCGGCGGAATTTATGCCTTAATTGCTTTAGGCTACACTATGGTTTACGGTGTACTCCGTTTGATTAACTTTGCCCACGGAGACCTCTTTGCTTTAGGGGGCTATTTAGGATTAACCCTTATTTTGTCTATGGGAATATCCGGAGACGTAGGTAGCTTTTACGGAATTTTATTAATCATTGTAATGGTTATGGGTTTAGTTGCCGTTGCGGGATATTTATTGGAACGAGTTGCCTATAGACCCTTACGCAACTCAAGCCGCCTCTCTGCGGTTGTTTCTGCTTTGGGTGCTTCTATCTTCTTGCAAAATGCGATCATGCTGATTTATGGTGCAAAGAACCAAGTTTATCCTAGCGATATTCGCCCAAATATGGCGTTTAGTTTGTTCGGAATGGATATTCCCGTTGTACGCATACTGATGTTTGTTTCTTCCATTCTGTTAATGCTGGGTTTATACTTTTTTATTCATCGCACCAAAACAGGTTCGGCAATTCGAGCTGTTGCAATTGATCAAGGTGCTGCCAAGCTTATGGGGATAGACGTTAACAAAATTATTGCACTCGTTTTTATGATCGGACCTGCTTTAGGCGGAGCCGCCGGGGTTATGGTCGGTCTGCTTTACGGGCGTGTTGACCCGGCTATGGGTTGGGGTTATGGCTTAAAGGCGTTTACCGCCGCAATTATTGGAGGAATAGGCAATATTCCCGGTGCTATGTTAGGCGGTTTTTTATTGGGAATAATAGAAGCTCTCGGGGCTGCTTATATTTCTAGTGCTTGGAGAGACGCTATCTCTTTCGGAGTTTTGATTTTGATTCTTATAGTGCGTCCGACGGGGTTATTAGGCGAGAGGGTTGCTGATAAATTATGA
- a CDS encoding diguanylate cyclase domain-containing protein, translating into MNKKLNIEATPNLFSSSKRETRYLNLNLLPCAVFILDHNLFCVDCNLKGLDFLSLIAKRSVQYNELIKNNQINPKAWANFLPDKIEKKFNDFFEQHKDYLNSKKLNFSELIKIKTPSFTIKINKELNVKLTFLLGYKTLVVACEYLSSQNQQQITTLINDEKNIFCAYELSLNVDSIHHLETNPDFPQIPYISLNDLYHSIHPDDALNAVFYIFQRADKQLTSDLKYRIKNNAGKWTYVEDSLLDFTYEKGLTHVGAYSLIREIEEKPKKMETFIGSSNCLATQILEYTVDGLFDWNVKNGLIQYSAQFRDLLGYEATDYTNKDNLWRSMIHPNDIPNLRKQRAACILGRKDFLQLECRARKQDNTTIWLRYKLKVISKNKNGIATRCVASITNINELKNNQRMLSLLYNITAAADDAKTFSELYRSIYEALPSESGMGFAIAIVNEDGNVEFPSSFDKDLIYGLHTCNECVLRDFINEILEKKKPLSSKASGRTVKETKCRVRWYYLMGTPLIINEDQCIGALIFYTHEKNHTFYEYDFSLMKMLANQIASTIGRKKHEFNLSLLALKDPLTQLANRTLLQERVHFGIERMKRNQDYLCAILMLDLDHFKLVNDKYGHGVGDELLKKVANFLVKQVRGVDTVCRLGGDEFIIFLENIFSPAEAIYVAERILHGLKEPLKLTKHELKVETSIGVIPDLRAYDNLNEMLHDVDIALYSSKQHGRNRYEIFNKNSIPEE; encoded by the coding sequence ATGAACAAAAAGTTAAATATAGAAGCGACACCAAATCTATTCAGCAGTTCAAAACGTGAAACAAGATATCTAAACCTTAACTTGTTGCCTTGTGCTGTATTTATTTTAGATCACAATCTGTTTTGCGTTGACTGTAACTTAAAAGGGCTTGACTTTCTAAGCTTAATCGCAAAGCGTTCGGTTCAATATAATGAGTTGATAAAAAATAATCAAATTAACCCCAAAGCTTGGGCAAACTTTTTACCTGATAAAATAGAAAAAAAATTTAACGACTTTTTTGAACAACACAAAGATTATTTAAACAGTAAGAAATTAAATTTTTCTGAATTGATAAAAATCAAAACGCCTTCTTTTACAATTAAAATAAACAAAGAACTAAACGTAAAGCTAACTTTTTTATTAGGTTACAAAACTCTTGTTGTTGCCTGTGAATATTTAAGTTCACAAAATCAACAACAAATAACTACGCTTATTAACGATGAAAAAAACATTTTTTGTGCCTATGAACTTTCTTTAAACGTAGACTCAATACATCATTTAGAGACAAACCCTGACTTTCCGCAAATTCCATATATCTCACTTAACGACCTTTATCACAGCATACACCCTGATGATGCTTTAAATGCTGTCTTTTATATCTTTCAAAGAGCCGATAAACAGCTTACTTCTGACCTAAAATATCGCATAAAAAACAACGCCGGCAAGTGGACTTATGTTGAAGACAGCCTGCTTGACTTTACCTACGAGAAAGGTTTAACGCATGTCGGAGCTTACAGCCTTATACGCGAAATAGAAGAAAAACCGAAAAAAATGGAAACATTTATCGGCTCTTCCAACTGTCTTGCCACACAAATTTTAGAATATACGGTTGACGGACTTTTTGATTGGAACGTAAAAAACGGGCTAATACAATATTCCGCTCAATTTAGAGACCTTTTGGGTTATGAAGCCACAGACTATACAAACAAAGACAACCTTTGGCGTTCTATGATTCATCCAAATGATATTCCAAACCTGAGAAAACAGAGAGCGGCTTGTATTTTAGGAAGAAAAGATTTTTTACAACTAGAGTGTAGAGCCAGAAAACAAGATAATACCACAATCTGGCTTCGTTATAAGCTCAAAGTAATTTCAAAAAATAAAAACGGAATTGCAACACGCTGTGTCGCCTCAATTACCAATATTAACGAACTAAAAAACAACCAGCGTATGCTTTCGTTATTATATAATATTACTGCTGCCGCTGATGATGCCAAAACTTTTTCCGAGCTTTATCGTTCTATTTACGAGGCGTTGCCTTCAGAAAGCGGAATGGGCTTTGCTATCGCCATTGTAAACGAAGATGGCAATGTGGAATTTCCCTCAAGTTTTGATAAAGACTTGATCTATGGTTTACACACCTGTAACGAGTGTGTTTTAAGAGATTTTATTAATGAAATTCTTGAAAAAAAGAAACCGCTAAGCTCAAAAGCGTCGGGACGAACAGTAAAAGAAACAAAATGTCGTGTTCGTTGGTATTATTTAATGGGAACACCGCTTATTATTAACGAAGACCAATGTATCGGAGCTTTAATTTTCTATACGCATGAAAAAAATCATACTTTTTACGAATATGATTTTAGCTTGATGAAAATGCTTGCTAACCAAATCGCCAGCACAATAGGGCGAAAAAAACACGAATTTAACTTATCACTTTTGGCTTTAAAAGACCCTTTAACCCAACTTGCAAACAGAACCTTGTTACAAGAAAGAGTTCATTTTGGAATAGAGCGTATGAAGCGTAACCAAGATTATCTGTGTGCAATACTCATGCTTGACCTTGATCACTTTAAATTGGTTAATGACAAATACGGACACGGAGTCGGCGACGAACTTTTAAAGAAAGTTGCTAATTTTTTGGTTAAACAAGTCAGAGGGGTTGATACGGTTTGTCGCTTGGGCGGAGATGAGTTTATTATCTTTTTGGAAAATATTTTTAGCCCCGCTGAGGCTATCTACGTTGCCGAGCGTATCCTTCACGGGTTAAAAGAACCTCTAAAACTCACTAAACACGAATTGAAGGTTGAAACCAGCATAGGTGTTATCCCTGACTTAAGAGCATATGATAACCTCAACGAAATGTTACACGACGTAGATATTGCCCTCTATAGTTCAAAGCAACACGGACGGAACCGTTATGAAATATTTAATAAAAATTCAATTCCGGAAGAATAA
- a CDS encoding ABC transporter ATP-binding protein: protein MNLELKNLHVAYGNVEALHGINLHINMGEIVTILGANGAGKTTTLMSISGLVKPNKGEILFDNQALHSLPSHEIVKRGITQSPEGRRVFGTMSVIENLNLGAFTSQNIKKNTQTLEWIFRLFPRLMERKHQLAGTLSGGEQQMLAIGRALMGNPKILLLDEPSLGLAPILVRSIFSTIKAINDAGVTVILVEQNAKAALKLADRGYVMEVGKIVMEDKASNLLKNPDIQKAYLGGTIK, encoded by the coding sequence ATGAACTTAGAACTGAAAAACCTTCATGTGGCTTATGGAAATGTTGAAGCCTTACACGGTATTAACTTGCATATAAATATGGGAGAAATCGTTACTATTCTTGGGGCAAACGGAGCGGGTAAAACCACGACCTTAATGAGTATTAGCGGTTTGGTTAAGCCAAATAAAGGGGAAATTCTTTTTGATAACCAAGCCCTTCATTCACTTCCAAGCCACGAAATAGTTAAACGAGGAATCACTCAATCACCCGAAGGACGCAGAGTTTTTGGAACAATGAGCGTTATTGAAAATCTTAATCTGGGTGCTTTTACTTCTCAAAATATCAAAAAAAATACTCAAACTTTAGAATGGATTTTTCGGCTCTTCCCACGTTTAATGGAGAGAAAACACCAACTGGCAGGAACCTTGTCAGGCGGGGAACAACAAATGCTCGCTATCGGTCGTGCCTTAATGGGAAACCCAAAAATTTTGTTATTGGACGAACCTTCTCTTGGCTTGGCACCAATTTTGGTACGCTCAATTTTTTCAACAATTAAAGCAATCAACGACGCCGGCGTAACCGTTATCTTAGTCGAACAAAACGCAAAAGCGGCTTTAAAACTTGCCGATAGAGGTTATGTTATGGAAGTCGGCAAAATTGTAATGGAAGATAAGGCGTCAAATTTATTGAAAAACCCTGATATCCAAAAAGCATATTTAGGCGGAACAATAAAATAA
- a CDS encoding sigma-54-dependent transcriptional regulator, translating into MQKNTQHILLVDDDAGHRGMLKMMLGSWGYKVTEAENGQKALDFISASTNSTTNAMPNIVLMDIRMAQMDGITALKHIKNSLPELPVIMMTAYSSLSTAVEALRLGAYDYLNKPLNFDELKLSLERASEHTLLKKENKKLKESLQILDDEEDLLFPELIGNSKVMRTLKQFILTVAPTEATILIEGESGTGKELVAKAIHSAGLRSKKELILLNCAALSENLLESELFGHEKGAFTGADKKREGRFIQANESTIFLDEIGEMPLSLQPKLLRVLQQGEIQRVGSDQLLKVDARIIAATNRNLLNEVKEGKFREDLYFRLNVINLKVPALRERKEDIPLLASYFLKKFSEKNNKNVTTINPKALELLSSYHWAGNVRELQNIIERAVILTPPNSNELDIKVLPPQFYNENKETNTLKISETLSNFNSETQGSLTDLSLATIEKQAIRENLKKYDGNRSEVARILGITRSTLLKKIKDYNLTENE; encoded by the coding sequence ATGCAAAAAAATACTCAACATATTCTCTTGGTTGATGATGATGCCGGACACAGGGGCATGTTAAAAATGATGCTTGGTTCTTGGGGTTATAAAGTTACCGAAGCTGAAAACGGGCAAAAAGCCTTGGATTTTATTTCCGCCTCAACAAACTCCACAACAAACGCAATGCCAAATATCGTCTTAATGGACATTAGAATGGCACAAATGGACGGAATCACGGCGTTAAAACATATAAAAAATAGCTTGCCCGAACTTCCCGTGATTATGATGACGGCTTATTCTTCGCTCTCAACGGCTGTCGAAGCCTTGCGTCTTGGGGCTTACGATTATTTAAACAAACCGTTAAATTTTGACGAGCTTAAACTTAGCCTCGAACGAGCCTCGGAACATACTCTCTTAAAAAAAGAAAATAAAAAGTTAAAAGAATCATTACAAATACTTGATGATGAAGAAGACTTACTTTTTCCCGAATTAATCGGAAATTCAAAAGTAATGCGAACTTTAAAACAATTTATTTTAACGGTTGCTCCGACCGAAGCAACTATTTTAATAGAAGGTGAATCGGGAACAGGAAAAGAATTAGTCGCAAAAGCTATTCATAGTGCCGGTTTAAGAAGCAAAAAAGAATTAATATTGCTCAATTGTGCTGCTTTATCCGAAAACTTATTGGAAAGCGAACTCTTCGGACACGAAAAAGGTGCTTTTACCGGTGCTGACAAAAAACGAGAGGGGCGTTTTATTCAAGCCAACGAGTCTACAATTTTTTTAGATGAGATTGGGGAAATGCCGCTTTCGCTTCAACCAAAGCTGTTACGTGTTTTGCAACAAGGCGAAATCCAACGAGTTGGAAGCGATCAGCTTTTGAAAGTTGATGCCAGAATAATTGCGGCAACAAACAGAAACCTTTTAAACGAAGTCAAAGAAGGCAAATTTAGAGAAGATTTATATTTTAGATTAAACGTAATTAATCTTAAAGTTCCCGCCTTAAGAGAAAGAAAAGAAGATATTCCCTTACTTGCCTCTTATTTTCTTAAAAAATTCTCGGAAAAAAACAACAAAAACGTAACAACAATAAACCCAAAAGCTTTGGAGCTTTTAAGCTCGTATCATTGGGCCGGGAATGTCAGAGAATTGCAAAACATTATAGAGCGTGCGGTTATTTTAACACCGCCAAACTCAAACGAACTCGATATAAAAGTCCTTCCACCGCAATTTTATAATGAGAATAAAGAAACCAATACTCTTAAGATTTCTGAAACATTATCGAATTTTAACAGCGAAACTCAGGGTTCGCTAACAGATTTGTCTTTGGCAACAATAGAAAAACAGGCGATAAGAGAAAACCTTAAAAAGTATGATGGAAATCGTAGCGAAGTCGCCAGAATATTGGGCATTACTCGTTCCACTCTATTAAAAAAAATAAAAGACTATAATTTGACAGAAAACGAATAA